The following coding sequences are from one Microtus pennsylvanicus isolate mMicPen1 chromosome 1, mMicPen1.hap1, whole genome shotgun sequence window:
- the Ankrd61 gene encoding ankyrin repeat domain-containing protein 61, translated as MGNITKRGSKELMADAATPQDDTSVTTLHSRLYGAIIKEDCNTIKKLLRTHPVNQPLNILVNPTSCRLLLNQHAHDIFPIHLAAEYHKPQSLLCLLQHGANPEVRDAQGFNTLHQLLLNWPVTLTTWSKTNTLIQKLLADIQNKAVTCLRILCEHGVQVNAQADKDDKHSPLHLAIKHGTYPVLALLVQNGARVNAMNRASMTPLHMAAEILDKNMIETLIACGANVNCATSNTGNTALKLAVRTASSKAGQLLAAGVGCIRLLLNHGAQVNAQDHKGQTALHKACFGGREVIINLLLEFEADVNILTRNGESAIYMYLQRSSNIRDASLLARLLYYSYPLRLRNKQGLLPAGIMQPEFHLLRKTLIRLMKKPLSLEAICKRNIRNIYGEKYKFYLKQHLPEKLWKSVYVFYDFDYLLK; from the exons ATGGGGAACATAACCAAGAGGGGAAGCAAAGAGCTCATGGCTGACGCTGCCACGCCGCAGGATGACACCTCGGTCACCACACTGCACTCTAGACTCTATGGGGCTATAATCAAGGAAGACTGTAACACAATCAAGAAACTTCTCAGGACCCACCCTGTCAACCAGCCCTTGAACATCCTGGTCAACCCCACCAGCTGCAGACTACTTCTGAACCAG CACGCTCATGATATCTTCCCTATCCATCTGGCCGCCGAATACCACAAGCCACAAAGTTTGCTTTGCTTGTTACAACATGGGGCTAACCCAGAAGTAAG AGATGCTCAAGGCTTCAACACTCTTCACCAGCTGCTGCTAAACTGGCCAGTCACTTTGACCACGTGGTCTAAAACAAACACTCTGATCCAAAAGCTCCTGGCAGACATTCAGAACAAAGCTGTCACATGTCTACGCATTTTGTGTGAACACGGAGTTCAAGTGAATGCCCAGGCAGACAAGGACGACAAACATTCACCCCTCCACCTGGCCATAAAGCATGGGACCTATCCAGTTCTTGCCCTTTTGGTCCAAAATGGTGCCCGGGTCAATGCTATGAACAGAGCCAGCATGACGCCCCTCCACATGGCTGCAGAAATACTGGACAAAAACATGATAGAGACACTCATTGCCTGCGGGGCCAATGTGAACTGCGCCACCTCAAATACTGGAAACACAGCTCTGAAGCTAGCCGTGCGCACCGCGTCAAGCAAAGCTGGCCAGCTGCTGGCAGCGGGGGTGGGCTGCATCCGTCTGCTGCTAAATCATGGAGCCCAGGTCAATGCCCAAGACCACAAAGGCCAAACAGCTCTGCACAAGGCATGTTTTGGAGGCAGAGAGGTAATAATCAATCTCTTGCTGGAATTTGAAGCAGACGTGAACATCTTAACAAGAAATGGGGAGTCTGCAATATATATGTACCTTCAGCGCAGTTCCAATATCAGAGATGCATCGCTTCTGGCTAGGCTACTTTATTACTCTTACCCTTTAAGACTGAGAAATAAACAAGGGCTTCTACCTGCAGGAATCATGCAACCAGAATTCCACCTCTTAAGGAAAACTCTAATAAGACTAATGAAAAAACCTTTATCCCTAGAGGCCATCTGTAAGAGAAATATCAGAAATATTTATGGTGAGAAGTACAAGTTCTACCTGAAGCAGCATCTCCCTGAGAAGCTATGGAAATCCGTATATGTCTTTTATGACTTTGACTACCTGTTGAAATGA
- the Aimp2 gene encoding aminoacyl tRNA synthase complex-interacting multifunctional protein 2 isoform X1, translated as MPMYQVKSYHGGSAPLRVELPTCMYRLPNVHSKTASPATDAGHVQETSEPSLQALESRQDDILKRLYELKAAVDGLSKMIHTPDADLDVTNILQADEPTPLTTNALDLNLVLGKDYGALKDIVINANPASPPLSLLVLHRLLCERYRVLSTVHTHSSVKNVPENLLKCFGEQARKQPRHEYQLGFTLIWKNVPKTQMKFSVQTMCPIEGEGNIARFLFSLFGQKHNTVTSTLIDSWVDIAMFQLKEGSSKEKAAVFRSMNSALGKSPWLVGNELTVADVVLWSVLQQTGGGSGTAPANVQRWLKSCGNLGPFSTALQLLK; from the exons ATGCCGATGTACCAGGTAAAGTCCTATCATGGAGGCAGCGCACCTCTGCGTGTAGAGCTTCCAACCTGCATGTACCGGCTCCCCAACGTGCACAGCAAGACCGCCAGCCCCGCCACCGACGCGGGCCACGTGCAG GAAACATCGGAGCCATCTTTGCAAGCCCTTGAATCCCGCCAAGATGATATTTTAAAGCGCCTGTATGAGTTGAAGGCAGCAGTTGATGGCCTTTCAAAGATGATTCACACTCCGGATGCGGACTTGGATGTAACCAACATCCTGCAAGCTGATGAGCCCACGCCTTTAACCACAAATGCACTGGACTTGAATTTGGTGCTTGGAAAG GATTACGGGGCACTGAAAGATATCGTGATCAATGCAAACccagcctccccacccctctccctacTTGTGCTGCACAGGCTGCTCTGTGAGCGATACAGGGTCCTGTCCACTGTGCACACGCATTCGTCAGTCAAGAATGTACCAGAGAATCTTCTCAAGTGCTTCGGGGAGCAGGCTAGAAAACAGCCCCGCCATGAATATCAGCTGGGCTTCACTTTGATTTGGAAGAACG tgcCCAAGACACAGATGAAGTTCAGCGTACAGACAATGTGCCCCATCGAAGGAGAAGGGAACATTGCACGtttcttgttctctctgttcGGCCAGAAGCATAATACTGTCACCTCAACCCTCATCGACAGCTGGGTGGACATTGCCATGTTTCAGCTGAAAGAAGGGAGCAGTAAAGAGAAGGCAGCCGTTTTCCGCTCTATGAACTCTGCTCTGGGGAAGAGCCCGTGGCTTGTTGGGAACGAGCTCACCGTGGCAGATGTGGTGCTGTGGTCAGTGCTCCAGCAGACTGGGGGTGGCAGCGGGACAGCACCTGCCAATGTGCAGCGGTGGTTGAAGTCCTGTGGGAACCTGGGCCCCTTCAGCACTGCCCTCCAGCTCCTTAAGTAA
- the Aimp2 gene encoding aminoacyl tRNA synthase complex-interacting multifunctional protein 2 isoform X2 yields MPMYQETSEPSLQALESRQDDILKRLYELKAAVDGLSKMIHTPDADLDVTNILQADEPTPLTTNALDLNLVLGKDYGALKDIVINANPASPPLSLLVLHRLLCERYRVLSTVHTHSSVKNVPENLLKCFGEQARKQPRHEYQLGFTLIWKNVPKTQMKFSVQTMCPIEGEGNIARFLFSLFGQKHNTVTSTLIDSWVDIAMFQLKEGSSKEKAAVFRSMNSALGKSPWLVGNELTVADVVLWSVLQQTGGGSGTAPANVQRWLKSCGNLGPFSTALQLLK; encoded by the exons ATGCCGATGTACCAG GAAACATCGGAGCCATCTTTGCAAGCCCTTGAATCCCGCCAAGATGATATTTTAAAGCGCCTGTATGAGTTGAAGGCAGCAGTTGATGGCCTTTCAAAGATGATTCACACTCCGGATGCGGACTTGGATGTAACCAACATCCTGCAAGCTGATGAGCCCACGCCTTTAACCACAAATGCACTGGACTTGAATTTGGTGCTTGGAAAG GATTACGGGGCACTGAAAGATATCGTGATCAATGCAAACccagcctccccacccctctccctacTTGTGCTGCACAGGCTGCTCTGTGAGCGATACAGGGTCCTGTCCACTGTGCACACGCATTCGTCAGTCAAGAATGTACCAGAGAATCTTCTCAAGTGCTTCGGGGAGCAGGCTAGAAAACAGCCCCGCCATGAATATCAGCTGGGCTTCACTTTGATTTGGAAGAACG tgcCCAAGACACAGATGAAGTTCAGCGTACAGACAATGTGCCCCATCGAAGGAGAAGGGAACATTGCACGtttcttgttctctctgttcGGCCAGAAGCATAATACTGTCACCTCAACCCTCATCGACAGCTGGGTGGACATTGCCATGTTTCAGCTGAAAGAAGGGAGCAGTAAAGAGAAGGCAGCCGTTTTCCGCTCTATGAACTCTGCTCTGGGGAAGAGCCCGTGGCTTGTTGGGAACGAGCTCACCGTGGCAGATGTGGTGCTGTGGTCAGTGCTCCAGCAGACTGGGGGTGGCAGCGGGACAGCACCTGCCAATGTGCAGCGGTGGTTGAAGTCCTGTGGGAACCTGGGCCCCTTCAGCACTGCCCTCCAGCTCCTTAAGTAA